In Methylacidiphilum infernorum V4, a single window of DNA contains:
- the lgt gene encoding prolipoprotein diacylglyceryl transferase — protein MIAYFVHHLSPFLIQFSAGFGIRYYGLAYVLGFVFLWLGMRWQRKRGWLELSVRQLDDLVFWIALGGVMIGGRLGYCLLYDFFHTLKEPWSVFEIWRGGMSSHGGILGVLIVLFWASWKWKKPFFQIADAAVWCAPIGIFFGRVANFINGELWGRPTTLPWGVVFPDAPLVDGQVVPRHPSQLYEALLEGVVLFGILTYLRFRKGTAGAVSIGFLFSYSLLRIIGECFREPDLHIGYYFGFATQGQLLSLFTLLLAFVLLYMKKRGILKTSKESIAANR, from the coding sequence ATGATCGCCTATTTTGTCCATCACCTCAGTCCTTTTCTCATCCAATTTTCGGCTGGCTTCGGCATTCGCTATTATGGCCTTGCCTACGTTCTTGGATTTGTCTTTCTGTGGTTAGGCATGAGATGGCAGAGAAAGCGGGGGTGGCTGGAGCTTTCCGTAAGGCAGCTAGACGATCTTGTATTCTGGATAGCGCTGGGTGGGGTGATGATCGGGGGCCGTCTAGGCTATTGTCTTCTTTATGACTTCTTTCATACTCTAAAAGAGCCCTGGTCGGTGTTTGAAATATGGAGAGGGGGAATGTCCAGCCATGGAGGTATTTTGGGGGTTTTAATCGTTCTTTTTTGGGCGTCTTGGAAGTGGAAAAAGCCTTTTTTCCAGATCGCCGATGCGGCCGTGTGGTGTGCCCCAATCGGCATTTTTTTTGGAAGAGTTGCCAACTTCATCAATGGAGAACTTTGGGGTAGGCCCACGACCCTTCCTTGGGGGGTCGTGTTCCCCGATGCTCCCTTGGTTGATGGGCAGGTTGTGCCCAGGCATCCCTCCCAGCTTTACGAAGCCCTTCTCGAAGGAGTGGTGCTTTTTGGAATCTTGACTTACCTCCGTTTCCGTAAGGGGACGGCAGGGGCGGTTTCTATAGGTTTTCTTTTCAGTTATAGCTTGCTGAGAATCATTGGAGAATGTTTTAGAGAACCCGATCTCCATATCGGCTATTATTTTGGCTTTGCGACCCAAGGCCAACTTCTTTCTCTATTTACACTCCTCTTGGCTTTTGTTTTATTGTATATGAAAAAAAGAGGGATTTTAAAAACTTCAAAAGAGTCCATCGCCGCCAACCGTTAA
- the cimA gene encoding citramalate synthase has translation MQTGKKSQLFLYDTTLRDGTQGEAIHFSLSDKLRIAKRLDEFGIQYIEGGWPGSNPKDFAFFNHLKDLELKQAKIAAFGSTRKAHLGVEEDPQIQLLLQAQSPVVTLFGKSWLFHVLEVLKTTAEENLAMIRDSIKFLKSHGREVIFDAEHFFDGFKADKGYALECINAAEESGADFIVLCDTNGGSLPWEIGNITAEVLSRCRTPVGIHTHNDGELAVANALVAIEAGALQVQGTINGYGERTGNCNLISVIANLELKMGRRVLPHGKLKELRELSLFIDEIANVRPNPRAPFVGKSAFAHKGGTHVNALQKALSSYEHIDPLAVGNTRRILIGELSGRSNIILKAKELGIALEENNPNIQRILNKIKELEAKGYEFESAEASFALLLKKTLSPYPPFFNLMEYHVSIRQLPAKNYKVCEATVKLSIRGERIYTVAEGDGPVHALDRALREALAKFYPEISQVRLEDYKVRIVDSKEGTASSIRVWVESTDGKRNWSTVGVSHDIVEASWLALFDSIEYWLLKKTEEQA, from the coding sequence ATGCAAACGGGTAAAAAGAGCCAACTGTTTCTTTATGATACAACCCTAAGGGATGGTACTCAAGGCGAAGCCATCCACTTTTCCTTGTCCGACAAGCTGCGGATAGCCAAAAGGCTGGATGAATTTGGGATACAGTACATTGAAGGGGGATGGCCGGGAAGTAATCCTAAAGATTTTGCTTTTTTTAACCACTTGAAAGACTTGGAGTTGAAGCAAGCCAAGATTGCCGCATTTGGGAGCACTCGAAAGGCTCACCTGGGCGTGGAAGAAGACCCGCAAATACAGTTGCTGCTTCAAGCCCAAAGCCCGGTAGTTACCCTTTTCGGTAAGAGCTGGCTTTTCCACGTTCTTGAGGTTTTAAAGACCACGGCCGAAGAAAACCTGGCCATGATCCGGGATTCGATAAAGTTTTTAAAATCTCATGGCCGAGAGGTTATATTCGATGCCGAGCATTTTTTCGATGGTTTTAAAGCGGACAAGGGCTATGCCCTGGAGTGTATCAACGCAGCCGAGGAATCAGGGGCGGATTTCATCGTCCTGTGCGATACCAACGGGGGATCTTTGCCCTGGGAAATAGGAAATATAACGGCCGAAGTCCTCTCTCGGTGCAGAACCCCTGTAGGCATTCATACGCATAATGACGGAGAGTTGGCCGTTGCTAATGCTCTTGTAGCCATAGAAGCGGGAGCTCTGCAAGTCCAGGGAACGATTAACGGCTACGGAGAAAGAACGGGAAATTGTAATCTTATTTCGGTTATTGCCAATCTTGAACTCAAGATGGGCAGGAGAGTGCTCCCTCACGGAAAACTCAAGGAATTGCGGGAGTTGTCCCTGTTCATCGATGAAATAGCCAACGTCAGGCCCAATCCCCGGGCTCCGTTTGTAGGCAAGTCCGCTTTTGCCCATAAAGGGGGGACGCATGTCAATGCCTTGCAGAAAGCACTCAGCAGTTATGAACATATCGATCCTTTGGCCGTGGGGAATACCCGCAGAATTTTAATCGGGGAACTTTCCGGTCGGTCCAATATTATTCTTAAAGCCAAAGAGCTAGGCATAGCCCTGGAAGAGAACAATCCCAACATCCAGCGCATTCTGAATAAAATCAAGGAGCTGGAAGCCAAGGGATATGAATTCGAATCGGCGGAAGCCTCTTTTGCCCTTCTTCTCAAGAAAACCCTTTCTCCCTATCCCCCCTTTTTCAACTTGATGGAATATCATGTATCGATCCGTCAACTCCCTGCAAAGAATTACAAGGTTTGTGAAGCTACGGTCAAGTTGTCTATACGAGGGGAAAGAATTTATACCGTTGCAGAAGGTGACGGTCCCGTTCATGCTCTTGATAGGGCATTGCGCGAAGCATTGGCCAAGTTTTATCCTGAAATCAGTCAAGTCCGCTTGGAAGACTATAAAGTAAGGATCGTGGATTCGAAGGAGGGCACAGCCTCCTCGATACGCGTTTGGGTGGAGTCAACCGATGGCAAAAGGAACTGGTCGACCGTTGGGGTTTCGCACGACATAGTCGAGGCGTCCTGGTTGGCTCTCTTCGATAGCATAGAATACTGGCTGCTAAAAAAAACCGAAGAGCAAGCTTAA
- the hpf gene encoding ribosome hibernation-promoting factor, HPF/YfiA family produces the protein MQIQISSPTVKLTDALYNHIESKFEKLTRINERILSAQVNIHHEPAKADISHQAFAIKARLYIPGKDIVAEDRGHDLYQAVDLIVDRLARQLRKRKTDLTDKSRDTSREFKEKEK, from the coding sequence ATGCAAATTCAGATTTCATCCCCGACCGTGAAGCTGACCGATGCCCTTTACAATCACATCGAATCGAAATTTGAAAAATTGACCCGAATCAACGAACGGATCCTATCAGCCCAAGTCAATATTCACCACGAACCGGCAAAAGCGGACATCAGCCATCAAGCTTTTGCCATAAAAGCAAGGTTATATATACCGGGTAAAGACATCGTTGCCGAAGATCGCGGCCATGACCTCTATCAAGCCGTTGATCTTATAGTGGATCGGCTGGCCCGGCAACTGCGGAAAAGAAAAACCGATCTTACCGATAAATCCCGAGACACTTCAAGGGAATTTAAAGAAAAAGAAAAATAA